A stretch of the Paenibacillus dendritiformis genome encodes the following:
- a CDS encoding YtxH domain-containing protein, which produces MANGNKKFWIGTIVGGVVGSVAALLLAPKSGRELRADIAEGAQQLNEKTQQLAKQIGEQKDNFLAAAREKAAGIQQHWNQWRQADNEAELTVLDDTLDAASAETEKELEITRR; this is translated from the coding sequence ATGGCAAACGGCAACAAGAAGTTCTGGATCGGGACGATCGTCGGCGGTGTAGTCGGTTCGGTAGCGGCATTGCTCCTGGCCCCCAAATCGGGCCGCGAGCTGCGCGCCGATATTGCGGAGGGCGCTCAGCAGTTGAATGAAAAGACACAGCAGCTGGCGAAGCAGATTGGGGAGCAAAAAGATAATTTCCTTGCAGCGGCGCGGGAGAAGGCGGCCGGGATTCAGCAGCACTGGAACCAATGGCGTCAGGCAGACAACGAAGCGGAGTTGACGGTGCTTGACGACACATTGGATGCTGCTTCCGCGGAGACGGAGAAGGAATTGGAAATTACGCGCAGATAA
- a CDS encoding DUF948 domain-containing protein — protein sequence MIGWSVLLAAVAWTALCGAGVAVLLRVGRTLALAEECAHEAKRLIRRLSALSKKAERAVEAAEGVVGALNEWSGALRQTGRVLSDWGRRTERWFGRKERQAGGSRDEADFRSCRTSGQWLEWAAALWDEWNRRSSRHESPPDSRQQHEPGAMPTGGEK from the coding sequence ATGATTGGATGGAGCGTTCTGCTTGCTGCTGTGGCCTGGACGGCACTGTGCGGTGCGGGAGTAGCCGTACTGCTTCGCGTGGGGAGGACGCTGGCCCTGGCTGAGGAGTGTGCGCATGAAGCGAAGCGTCTAATCCGTCGGCTGTCGGCTCTGTCCAAGAAGGCAGAGCGTGCCGTGGAGGCTGCCGAGGGAGTCGTCGGTGCCTTGAACGAATGGAGCGGCGCGCTTCGCCAGACCGGCAGAGTGCTGTCGGACTGGGGGCGCAGGACAGAGCGATGGTTCGGGCGCAAGGAACGGCAAGCGGGCGGCTCTCGGGACGAGGCGGACTTCCGTTCCTGCCGGACCTCCGGCCAATGGCTGGAATGGGCTGCGGCGCTATGGGACGAATGGAACCGGCGCTCGTCCCGGCACGAATCCCCGCCGGATTCCCGACAACAGCATGAACCCGGGGCTATGCCGACAGGAGGAGAGAAATAA
- a CDS encoding helix-turn-helix transcriptional regulator — translation MKQSDTKTSTRQQMLMLLKTNGSMSAAQLAVELNMTEMGVRRHLYSLEEEGMLEIEMVRQPMGRPLRTYRLSTQGDEQFPKQYHQLILDLLREMEVWPEEEGIGKLFESRKQSLIEKYAPQMGQSSLDERVEALGTIQDNNGYMVETEREEDGSWLLHEYNCPIAQVAQHYKQPCACELALFRELLDADVTRIECIAEQGKRCTYRIRKQI, via the coding sequence TTGAAACAGTCTGATACGAAAACATCGACCCGCCAACAGATGCTGATGCTCCTCAAGACGAATGGATCGATGTCGGCTGCCCAATTGGCCGTGGAACTGAACATGACGGAGATGGGCGTGCGAAGGCATCTGTATTCGCTGGAGGAAGAAGGCATGCTTGAAATCGAGATGGTGCGCCAGCCGATGGGCCGTCCGCTCCGTACATACCGGCTGTCGACCCAAGGGGATGAACAGTTCCCGAAGCAATACCATCAGCTGATTCTGGACTTGCTAAGGGAGATGGAGGTCTGGCCGGAGGAAGAGGGGATTGGGAAGCTGTTCGAGAGCCGCAAGCAGTCGCTAATCGAAAAGTATGCCCCTCAGATGGGCCAATCCAGCCTGGATGAACGCGTCGAAGCCCTGGGGACGATTCAGGATAATAACGGATACATGGTCGAGACGGAGCGCGAAGAGGATGGCAGCTGGCTGCTGCATGAGTACAATTGCCCGATTGCCCAGGTCGCTCAGCATTATAAGCAGCCTTGCGCTTGCGAGCTGGCGCTGTTCCGTGAACTGCTGGATGCGGATGTGACCCGGATCGAATGCATCGCGGAGCAGGGCAAGCGCTGCACATACCGGATTCGCAAGCAAATCTGA
- a CDS encoding DUF86 domain-containing protein translates to MYYVNTTQIEQRLNMVPEIVEAANAIRHGWDGSLTASYAQERAIHIAIELITDVGSLLIDGFMMRDASSYEDIVDILSQEGAIPERLHDGLLGLVRLRKPLVQDYASWKRGELHPVLAELSELLPPFAEAARQFIAKEMI, encoded by the coding sequence ATGTATTATGTGAACACCACACAGATCGAGCAACGGTTGAATATGGTTCCCGAAATCGTGGAAGCCGCGAACGCGATACGGCACGGATGGGACGGTAGCCTAACCGCATCCTATGCGCAAGAACGGGCGATACATATCGCGATCGAGCTGATTACCGATGTCGGCAGTCTGCTGATCGACGGATTTATGATGAGGGACGCGAGCAGCTATGAGGACATCGTGGATATTTTATCCCAGGAGGGAGCCATCCCGGAACGGCTGCATGACGGCTTGCTTGGTCTCGTTCGGCTTCGCAAACCGCTTGTCCAGGACTACGCTTCTTGGAAGAGAGGCGAACTTCATCCGGTCCTGGCGGAGCTCTCGGAGCTGTTGCCTCCATTCGCGGAAGCCGCCCGCCAGTTCATTGCCAAAGAAATGATCTAG
- a CDS encoding phage holin family protein: protein MRQLALNSLSGILGGIVAFLFGTWNPLLSLFIIAIAIDYISGIAASLREGKGLSSEVGFWGLTRKGLMLFIVILAHHVDTVFGTVWIREGAISFYLANELVSIVENYGRLGLPLPPKLRKFIASLKNNEDNQ from the coding sequence GTGAGACAGCTTGCTCTGAACAGCTTAAGCGGGATCCTCGGGGGAATTGTCGCTTTCCTGTTCGGCACCTGGAACCCGCTGTTATCGCTTTTTATCATTGCGATCGCTATTGATTACATCTCCGGCATCGCCGCATCGCTGCGGGAAGGCAAGGGTTTGAGCAGCGAAGTCGGGTTTTGGGGCCTGACTCGCAAAGGGTTGATGCTGTTTATCGTCATTTTGGCGCATCATGTGGATACGGTCTTCGGGACCGTCTGGATACGAGAAGGCGCTATCAGCTTTTACCTGGCGAACGAACTCGTCTCCATTGTGGAAAACTATGGTCGACTCGGGCTTCCCCTTCCGCCGAAGCTTCGGAAATTCATCGCCTCCCTCAAAAATAATGAGGATAACCAATAG
- a CDS encoding 6-phospho-beta-glucosidase codes for MGDNNGLKIAVIGGGSSYTPEIVEGFIRNYEQMPIRELWLVDIEQGKHKLDIVGNLAKRMVQESGYPIDVHLTLDRERAIEGADFVTTQMRVGLLEARKRDEHIPIQHGVIGQETTGPGGMMKALRTIPVLLEICRDIERLAPHAWMLNFTNPAGIVTEAVAKHSRVRSIGLCNSPINVKKFLSAEYGVSEAEVLPEFVGINHLHWVTSAAVKGEEKLPELLAGGKAYNAKNVPTTGWDADFLVSLGAIPTYYLKYYYQTDEMFEEMKESLAKNGTRADVVSRVETELFELYKDESLREKPKQLEQRGGAYYSEAAVNLMTSIYNDRHDIQTLNVLNGNIYDFLPADASIEVNCVVTKQGPIPLPPRWVPEHIKGLLHAVKTYEQLTIEAAVTGDRGIALQAMVHHPLVPSVRVAKALLNEMLEANRTYLPQFFK; via the coding sequence ATGGGAGACAACAACGGCTTGAAAATTGCAGTGATTGGCGGCGGCTCTTCGTACACGCCGGAGATCGTGGAAGGATTCATCCGCAACTATGAGCAAATGCCAATCCGCGAGTTATGGCTGGTCGATATCGAACAAGGCAAGCATAAGCTGGATATTGTCGGTAATCTGGCGAAGCGCATGGTCCAGGAATCGGGGTACCCTATCGATGTACACCTAACGCTGGATCGGGAGCGGGCGATTGAAGGCGCCGATTTCGTCACGACGCAAATGCGAGTCGGTCTGCTCGAAGCCCGGAAGCGGGACGAGCATATTCCGATTCAGCATGGAGTCATCGGCCAGGAGACGACAGGGCCGGGGGGGATGATGAAGGCGCTGCGAACGATTCCCGTCCTGCTGGAGATCTGCCGTGACATTGAGCGGTTGGCGCCGCATGCCTGGATGCTCAACTTCACCAACCCGGCAGGCATCGTGACCGAAGCGGTCGCGAAGCATAGCAGGGTTCGTTCCATCGGGTTGTGCAACTCGCCGATCAACGTCAAGAAATTCCTGTCTGCGGAATATGGAGTGTCCGAAGCCGAGGTGCTGCCGGAATTCGTCGGCATCAACCATCTTCATTGGGTTACTTCGGCTGCGGTCAAGGGAGAGGAGAAGCTTCCGGAGCTGTTAGCCGGAGGGAAAGCGTATAATGCGAAGAACGTGCCGACAACGGGCTGGGATGCGGACTTCCTCGTCTCCTTGGGAGCGATTCCGACGTATTACTTGAAATATTACTATCAGACGGATGAGATGTTCGAGGAGATGAAGGAATCGCTGGCGAAGAACGGAACGCGCGCCGATGTCGTCAGCCGGGTCGAGACCGAATTGTTCGAGCTGTACAAGGATGAATCGCTCCGGGAGAAGCCGAAGCAGCTGGAGCAGCGCGGCGGCGCTTATTACTCGGAAGCGGCGGTCAATCTGATGACTTCTATCTACAATGACAGGCACGACATCCAGACATTGAATGTGTTGAACGGCAACATTTACGACTTCCTGCCGGCCGACGCCAGCATCGAGGTGAATTGCGTCGTCACGAAGCAAGGCCCGATTCCGCTGCCGCCGCGCTGGGTTCCGGAGCATATCAAGGGACTGCTGCATGCGGTGAAGACGTATGAGCAGCTGACAATAGAAGCCGCGGTTACCGGAGATCGGGGAATTGCGCTGCAAGCGATGGTCCATCACCCGCTTGTCCCTTCTGTCCGCGTAGCGAAGGCGCTTCTGAATGAGATGCTGGAAGCGAACCGGACGTATTTACCGCAATTTTTCAAATAA
- a CDS encoding N-acetylglucosamine kinase, translating into MSIYLGVDAGGSKTHALLVDAEGNVLGTGLSGNGNHQIDRDGAARNIRAACEAALASAGFRHEDVSYAYFGLAGADREPDYVILRPMIAELGFARHAIACDTMIGMRAGTDRPYGGVIISGTGFNSAARNRHGEELQYGGYGHLFGDGFGAGSSLAVLAFRAVIREWDGRGDQTGLTPLVLKEMNYRTVEAMYTDVLDNGVPVPRDLVKCLFEAAAQGDAVAQRILEEEGTELGNAVNALIRRLNMTDDEFDVVLIGSVLMRGKGAYLQDAVAREVRRVAPKARCVRLQSDPVVGAVLSAMDAAGSRISPELDARLKSFTFPG; encoded by the coding sequence ATGAGCATCTACTTAGGAGTCGACGCAGGAGGAAGCAAGACACACGCCTTGCTGGTCGATGCGGAAGGGAACGTGCTGGGCACAGGCCTATCCGGCAACGGGAATCACCAGATTGACCGGGATGGCGCAGCCCGCAATATCCGGGCCGCCTGTGAAGCGGCGCTTGCATCGGCCGGATTCAGGCATGAGGATGTGAGCTATGCCTACTTCGGCTTGGCTGGGGCGGACCGCGAACCGGATTATGTGATCCTGCGGCCGATGATAGCGGAGTTGGGCTTCGCCAGGCACGCCATTGCCTGCGACACGATGATCGGCATGCGGGCCGGCACGGATCGTCCGTACGGCGGCGTTATCATTAGCGGCACGGGGTTCAACAGCGCCGCTCGCAACCGCCATGGCGAGGAATTGCAGTATGGAGGCTACGGCCATCTGTTCGGCGATGGATTCGGAGCAGGGTCCAGTCTGGCGGTATTGGCGTTCCGGGCGGTCATTCGAGAGTGGGACGGCCGCGGGGACCAGACGGGACTCACACCGCTTGTTCTGAAGGAAATGAATTACAGAACCGTGGAGGCAATGTATACGGATGTGCTGGACAACGGCGTGCCTGTGCCGCGGGATTTGGTTAAATGCTTGTTCGAGGCGGCCGCTCAGGGCGATGCCGTGGCGCAGCGAATTTTGGAAGAGGAAGGAACGGAGCTCGGCAATGCGGTCAATGCCCTCATTCGCAGGCTGAACATGACGGATGACGAATTCGATGTCGTCCTTATCGGCAGCGTGTTAATGCGTGGCAAGGGCGCTTATCTTCAGGATGCGGTTGCCCGGGAAGTGCGCCGAGTGGCTCCGAAGGCACGCTGCGTCCGGCTGCAATCGGATCCGGTCGTGGGAGCGGTGCTGAGCGCGATGGATGCAGCGGGAAGCCGCATCAGCCCGGAGCTGGATGCGCGGCTGAAGTCTTTCACTTTTCCCGGATAA
- a CDS encoding AraC family transcriptional regulator, producing MDRNIHTEPREKPKAVMPDPVSWPTPMPYLVSTTEGVSPGFQRLHWHRELEINYIRGGTGFYVINGVKYQLQAGDIILINGQDLHRAFETDHLIIDVHMFDPGMLAMEMRYDHDLLRPFREQGVQFTNLLNRDMPVYDELIAILLNMKEEMTSRAPSYASVIRAQLTRFLALVNRHGAISEGEPAPVKHRGIHALKELIVTMELNLAYPWTLKELAELTHLSPSRFSALFQQAVGTSPLDYLIQLRLTQAVHLLESSDEKIIDIASECGFRNLSNFNRLFRQLFGVSPSEIRNQRTKKKQ from the coding sequence ATGGATCGGAATATACATACCGAACCCCGGGAAAAGCCGAAGGCCGTCATGCCTGATCCGGTAAGTTGGCCTACCCCGATGCCGTACCTCGTGTCGACGACCGAAGGCGTGAGTCCAGGCTTTCAACGGCTGCATTGGCACCGGGAACTGGAGATTAATTATATACGGGGCGGAACAGGATTTTATGTGATCAATGGCGTAAAATATCAGCTTCAAGCAGGAGATATTATCCTTATCAATGGACAGGACCTGCATCGCGCCTTCGAGACGGATCATCTGATCATTGACGTTCATATGTTCGATCCCGGAATGCTGGCTATGGAGATGCGCTATGACCATGATTTGCTCCGCCCGTTCCGGGAACAGGGCGTGCAGTTCACCAATCTGCTCAATCGGGACATGCCGGTATATGATGAATTGATTGCGATTCTCCTCAATATGAAGGAGGAGATGACTAGCCGGGCTCCGTCATACGCATCGGTCATCCGGGCGCAGCTGACCCGCTTCCTCGCGCTCGTGAACCGCCACGGCGCTATCTCGGAAGGCGAGCCGGCGCCGGTGAAGCACCGCGGAATTCATGCGCTGAAGGAACTGATTGTCACGATGGAGCTCAACCTGGCCTATCCGTGGACGCTGAAGGAATTGGCCGAGTTGACCCATTTGAGCCCGTCCCGCTTCAGCGCCTTGTTCCAGCAGGCCGTCGGCACATCGCCGCTTGATTATCTTATCCAACTCCGGCTGACCCAAGCGGTTCATTTATTGGAATCATCTGATGAGAAAATTATTGATATTGCATCCGAATGCGGATTTCGGAATTTATCGAATTTCAATCGGCTGTTCCGGCAGCTGTTCGGTGTGTCGCCAAGCGAAATCCGGAATCAGCGAACAAAGAAAAAACAGTAA
- the nrdR gene encoding transcriptional regulator NrdR, giving the protein MKCPFCDHLGTKVLDSRPANDNKSIRRRRECELCSRRFTTFEMVEETPLIVIKKDGSREEFSRDKMLRGLIRACEKRPVSVERLEMIASEVEKQLRNTAHAEVESRIIGERVMEQLYPVDEVAYVRFASVYRQFKDINMFMKELTHLLSKNSLGEHS; this is encoded by the coding sequence TTGAAATGTCCTTTTTGTGATCATCTTGGAACGAAAGTGCTGGATTCCCGGCCTGCCAATGACAACAAGTCCATCCGGCGGAGAAGGGAATGCGAGCTGTGCAGCCGGCGGTTCACGACCTTTGAAATGGTCGAAGAGACACCGCTGATTGTGATAAAGAAGGATGGAAGCCGTGAGGAGTTCAGCCGCGACAAGATGCTGCGAGGCCTGATCCGGGCTTGTGAGAAAAGGCCGGTCTCGGTGGAACGGCTGGAGATGATAGCGTCGGAAGTGGAGAAGCAGCTCAGGAATACGGCTCATGCCGAAGTAGAGAGCCGCATTATCGGCGAGCGAGTGATGGAGCAATTGTATCCGGTCGACGAAGTGGCTTATGTGCGATTTGCTTCCGTATACCGCCAGTTCAAGGATATCAATATGTTCATGAAGGAACTTACCCACTTGCTGTCCAAAAATTCTCTAGGGGAGCATTCATGA
- a CDS encoding alpha/beta-type small acid-soluble spore protein, with protein sequence MAQNNRSSNNLVVPQATAALEQMKFEIAQELGIAIPQDGYYGNMATRDTGSIGGYITKRLVQIAEQQLAGQFK encoded by the coding sequence ATGGCCCAAAACAACCGTTCCAGCAACAACCTGGTTGTACCTCAAGCAACTGCAGCTCTCGAGCAAATGAAGTTCGAGATCGCTCAAGAATTGGGCATTGCCATTCCGCAAGACGGATACTATGGCAACATGGCAACCCGCGACACCGGTTCGATCGGGGGATACATCACGAAGCGCCTGGTACAAATCGCGGAGCAACAACTCGCAGGACAATTCAAATAA
- a CDS encoding lytic transglycosylase domain-containing protein — MSRIMNLMRKKRFLLVLFLGFLFLLFVQSQWLGRWMYPIPYEEEIRKHAAKYKIDPLLVAAIIRVETNYQAGQESRKGAIGVMQLMPETASWAMEQLNLDTHWTMEELKYEIDPNIHIGTWYLQSLHKQFNGNWIAAIAAYNAGPGNVSKWLRNHTWDGRYETVKQQIPYGETKLYVQRVIHYYDKYTDVYGMK, encoded by the coding sequence ATGAGCCGAATCATGAATCTGATGCGGAAGAAGCGTTTTTTGCTCGTTCTCTTTCTGGGGTTTCTATTTCTGCTATTCGTGCAATCGCAATGGCTGGGCCGCTGGATGTATCCGATTCCATATGAGGAAGAGATTCGGAAGCACGCAGCCAAATATAAGATTGATCCGCTGCTCGTGGCGGCGATCATCCGGGTAGAGACGAATTATCAGGCTGGACAAGAATCCCGGAAGGGCGCTATCGGGGTAATGCAGCTGATGCCGGAGACCGCCTCGTGGGCGATGGAGCAGCTCAATCTGGATACGCATTGGACGATGGAGGAATTGAAGTACGAGATCGACCCGAACATTCATATCGGCACCTGGTATTTGCAATCGCTGCATAAGCAGTTCAATGGCAACTGGATTGCGGCGATCGCGGCATATAACGCCGGTCCGGGCAATGTAAGCAAATGGCTCCGCAATCATACATGGGACGGACGCTACGAGACCGTGAAGCAGCAGATTCCTTATGGGGAAACGAAGCTGTACGTACAGCGCGTAATCCATTATTATGATAAGTATACGGACGTCTATGGGATGAAATGA
- the coaE gene encoding dephospho-CoA kinase (Dephospho-CoA kinase (CoaE) performs the final step in coenzyme A biosynthesis.) produces MNIGLTGGIASGKSTVSRLLVERGALLVDADRIAREIVLPGSPALDRIAERFGADMLLPDGSLDRKRLGNVVFSNPAERKALEEITHPAIRQEMMTQMRRLEEEHPQSLVVVDVPLLYESGLTDRFEEIVVVYVPEEIQLERLIRRDEITEAEASERLRSQWDIEMKRERADYVIDNSKGMEETRKQVEQFLLQKGLL; encoded by the coding sequence ATGAACATCGGATTAACCGGCGGCATTGCGTCGGGGAAAAGCACCGTCTCCCGTCTGCTCGTGGAACGGGGCGCTCTGCTTGTTGATGCGGATCGGATTGCCAGGGAGATCGTGCTTCCTGGCAGTCCCGCGTTAGATCGGATTGCGGAACGGTTCGGAGCGGACATGCTGCTGCCGGACGGTTCGCTTGACCGCAAGCGGCTTGGAAACGTTGTATTTTCCAACCCTGCCGAACGGAAAGCGCTTGAAGAGATCACCCACCCGGCCATCCGGCAGGAGATGATGACGCAGATGCGCCGGCTGGAGGAAGAGCATCCGCAATCCCTTGTTGTCGTGGACGTGCCCCTGCTGTATGAGTCCGGCTTGACCGATCGCTTCGAAGAGATCGTCGTCGTCTACGTGCCGGAAGAGATCCAATTGGAGCGCTTGATACGGCGGGACGAGATTACCGAAGCGGAAGCATCCGAACGGCTTCGATCTCAGTGGGACATTGAGATGAAGCGGGAACGGGCGGATTATGTCATCGACAATAGCAAGGGAATGGAAGAGACTCGGAAGCAGGTGGAACAGTTCTTGCTTCAGAAAGGCTTGCTATGA
- a CDS encoding MntP/YtaF family protein, whose translation MLIQAASMFVLAFALSLDSFGVGMTYGLRRVRIPIFSIVIISICSGMFIWLSMQAGGLLVRYVSPAAAQWTGSVILIAIGAWAIVQLLRKKEDAPDSGRSGGGMKPIPPQDLKEWIGRAESKPLIRIQLRRLGLVIQILKTPSAADIDRSGSISAAEAAWLGAALSLDAFGAGIGASLLGYPSLLTALVIALFSGAFLRAGMHLGMRFSHQRWIQRISFLPGLLLMLMGMLKLIS comes from the coding sequence ATGCTAATCCAAGCAGCGTCCATGTTCGTCTTGGCTTTTGCGTTGAGCCTTGACAGCTTCGGAGTCGGAATGACTTACGGTCTGCGCCGCGTGCGCATCCCGATATTTTCGATCGTAATCATTTCGATATGCTCCGGAATGTTCATCTGGCTGTCGATGCAGGCGGGAGGGCTCCTGGTGCGGTACGTATCGCCGGCCGCGGCGCAGTGGACCGGATCGGTTATTTTGATTGCGATCGGGGCCTGGGCGATTGTCCAGCTGCTCCGCAAGAAGGAGGATGCGCCCGACTCGGGCCGAAGCGGGGGCGGCATGAAGCCGATTCCTCCACAGGATCTGAAGGAATGGATCGGCCGGGCGGAATCGAAGCCGCTCATCCGCATCCAGCTGCGCCGGCTCGGCCTAGTCATTCAAATATTGAAGACGCCTTCCGCTGCCGATATCGATCGCTCGGGAAGCATCAGCGCGGCCGAAGCGGCATGGCTCGGAGCCGCGCTGTCGCTTGATGCGTTCGGCGCAGGGATCGGGGCATCCCTGCTTGGCTATCCGTCGTTGCTGACGGCGCTTGTGATCGCTTTATTCAGCGGCGCTTTTTTGCGGGCAGGCATGCATCTGGGAATGAGGTTCTCGCATCAACGCTGGATTCAGAGAATATCGTTCCTGCCAGGTTTGTTGTTAATGTTGATGGGGATGCTAAAATTGATATCCTAA
- the mutM gene encoding DNA-formamidopyrimidine glycosylase encodes MPELPEVETVKRTLNTLVAGKTIERVTVTLPRIIQRPANIEEFCDALSGHTIERVERRGKFLRILLDGLTLVSHLRMEGRYGLFQAGEPVEKHTHVIFHLTDGSELRYKDVRQFGTMHLFRRDEEWGMPPLQKLGVEPLSDRFTPEALAALLRKRRSFIKPVLLNQHVVVGIGNIYVDEALFRAGIHPQRPADELTDEECVRLHEAIVSTLTEAVEAGGSSIKSYVNGQGEMGMFQHQLQMYGRQGEPCIRCGQIIEKSVVGGRGTHYCPRCQKHAQRPN; translated from the coding sequence ATGCCGGAATTGCCGGAAGTGGAGACTGTCAAAAGGACATTAAATACGCTGGTGGCGGGGAAGACGATCGAGCGCGTGACCGTTACGCTTCCCCGCATCATCCAGCGTCCTGCGAACATAGAAGAGTTCTGCGACGCATTGAGCGGACATACGATTGAACGAGTGGAGCGGCGGGGCAAGTTCCTCCGCATTTTGCTGGACGGGCTGACACTGGTGTCTCATCTGCGAATGGAAGGGCGCTACGGCCTGTTCCAGGCGGGAGAGCCGGTGGAGAAGCATACCCACGTCATCTTCCATCTAACGGACGGCAGCGAGCTGCGGTACAAGGACGTGCGCCAGTTCGGCACGATGCATCTGTTCCGGCGCGATGAGGAATGGGGGATGCCGCCGCTGCAGAAGCTGGGAGTGGAGCCGCTCTCGGATCGGTTCACGCCCGAAGCGCTGGCCGCTTTGCTGCGCAAGCGCCGCAGCTTCATTAAGCCGGTGCTTCTCAATCAGCATGTCGTGGTAGGCATCGGGAATATCTATGTGGATGAAGCGTTGTTCCGGGCAGGCATTCATCCGCAGCGGCCGGCGGACGAGCTGACCGACGAGGAATGCGTCCGCTTGCACGAAGCGATTGTATCGACGTTGACCGAGGCGGTAGAGGCCGGAGGTTCCTCGATCAAGTCCTACGTTAACGGACAGGGCGAGATGGGCATGTTCCAGCATCAGCTTCAAATGTACGGGCGTCAAGGCGAGCCGTGCATCCGCTGCGGCCAGATCATTGAAAAGAGCGTTGTCGGCGGCAGAGGCACGCATTATTGCCCGCGCTGCCAGAAGCATGCCCAACGCCCCAATTAG